One Anaerobacillus alkaliphilus DNA window includes the following coding sequences:
- a CDS encoding carbon starvation protein A: MNLLLLLAIAGSVFIFAYYTYGKYIENKLRIDPNKETPANTMYDGVDYVPAKKPVLLGHHFATIAGGGPIVGPITAVVFGWVPAVLWIIFGSIFVGGVHDYTSLQASIRHRAQSIGTIIKEYIGKRGQVLFLTFSIATLILIVGVFIILVSNTFVAYPSAATASVVFLGIAIIFGFLVNQLKMNLVSASVLGIIAMLLAVWVGLAFPLSLSASVWSLILLAYAYAASVLPVWVLLQPRDYLNAFLLYGMIIGGAVGILFANPTLIYPAFTGFHNPTLGFLFPILFITIACGAISGFHSLVSSGTTAKQLDNEKNGKFIAYGSMLLEGFLAIIAIGSVAYLTQAEAATRLAELGGPIGAFAAGVGFFMSHWGISQAVATSFVALTASAFLLTTLDSATRLGRYAVQELAEQKMPGLAKSNHLSTVIVLVGAGALALSGTWSSVWPLFGSANQMLGALALLAITAWLTKIGVKAYFTAIPMVFMFIVTISALMLLMYNNFLAQKYFLAVSAFVLFVLCIFLIIEAWRALMPPKDKDRSVKA; this comes from the coding sequence TTGAACTTATTACTTTTATTAGCTATAGCTGGAAGCGTTTTCATTTTTGCCTATTATACGTATGGGAAGTATATCGAAAACAAATTACGTATTGATCCAAATAAAGAGACTCCCGCCAATACAATGTATGATGGCGTAGACTATGTTCCGGCGAAAAAACCAGTTTTATTAGGACACCACTTTGCGACGATTGCTGGTGGAGGACCTATTGTTGGTCCGATAACCGCGGTAGTATTTGGATGGGTTCCAGCTGTACTTTGGATTATCTTTGGAAGTATTTTTGTTGGGGGAGTTCATGATTACACTTCCCTGCAGGCCTCAATCCGACACAGAGCACAATCAATTGGAACCATTATTAAAGAGTATATCGGTAAAAGAGGTCAGGTCTTATTCCTTACGTTTTCAATTGCAACTTTGATCTTAATTGTTGGTGTGTTTATCATTCTAGTTTCTAACACATTTGTTGCATACCCATCTGCAGCAACTGCGTCCGTAGTCTTCTTAGGAATTGCAATCATTTTCGGTTTTCTAGTCAATCAATTAAAAATGAATTTAGTATCTGCGAGTGTCTTAGGAATTATCGCCATGCTGTTAGCGGTTTGGGTTGGTTTAGCGTTCCCGTTATCACTAAGTGCATCAGTGTGGTCTTTAATCCTATTAGCATATGCGTACGCTGCATCAGTCCTACCGGTTTGGGTACTGTTACAACCGCGTGATTACTTAAATGCGTTTCTTTTATATGGAATGATTATTGGTGGAGCAGTGGGGATCCTTTTTGCGAATCCGACACTTATCTATCCAGCATTCACAGGTTTCCATAACCCTACATTAGGGTTCTTGTTCCCAATATTATTTATTACAATTGCTTGTGGAGCAATTTCAGGTTTCCACTCACTTGTATCATCTGGGACAACAGCTAAGCAATTAGATAATGAGAAAAATGGGAAGTTTATCGCTTACGGATCAATGTTACTTGAAGGTTTCTTAGCTATTATTGCGATTGGTTCAGTTGCTTACTTAACGCAAGCGGAGGCTGCTACTCGATTAGCTGAGTTAGGTGGACCGATTGGTGCATTTGCGGCAGGTGTTGGTTTCTTCATGTCTCATTGGGGAATTAGTCAAGCAGTGGCAACGTCTTTTGTTGCATTAACTGCATCGGCGTTCCTATTAACAACACTTGACTCTGCGACTCGCCTAGGGCGATATGCTGTTCAAGAGTTAGCCGAGCAAAAAATGCCTGGTTTAGCAAAGAGTAACCACCTTTCTACAGTTATCGTGTTAGTAGGTGCTGGAGCGTTAGCTCTTTCAGGAACTTGGAGTTCGGTTTGGCCATTATTCGGTTCAGCGAACCAAATGTTAGGAGCCCTTGCGTTACTAGCAATTACTGCTTGGTTAACCAAAATTGGTGTAAAAGCATACTTCACAGCTATCCCAATGGTTTTCATGTTCATTGTAACAATTTCTGCGTTAATGCTTTTAATGTACAATAATTTTCTAGCCCAAAAGTATTTCTTAGCAGTTTCTGCGTTCGTATTATTTGTTCTTTGTATCTTCTTAATAATCGAAGCTTGGAGAGCATTAATGCCACCAAAAGATAAGGATCGTTCGGTAAAGGCATAG
- a CDS encoding CC/Se motif family (seleno)protein, with translation MSLTISINDEARSWIEKKGGFLTVKTLKAAGCCGGGPIELATDFGKPEDVNFFEEITLDNLTIFVQKGIPTKDNQLTLKLSGIGFFKHITALGISRF, from the coding sequence TTGTCATTAACAATTAGCATTAATGATGAAGCAAGAAGCTGGATCGAGAAAAAAGGAGGGTTCTTAACAGTCAAAACGCTTAAAGCTGCTGGGTGTTGTGGCGGTGGACCAATCGAATTGGCAACTGATTTTGGAAAACCAGAAGATGTGAATTTTTTTGAAGAAATTACGTTAGATAATCTTACCATATTTGTTCAAAAAGGAATTCCTACTAAGGACAATCAGCTTACATTAAAGCTTTCAGGCATTGGATTTTTTAAGCATATAACCGCGCTAGGGATTTCTCGTTTTTAA
- a CDS encoding aldehyde ferredoxin oxidoreductase C-terminal domain-containing protein, translating to MKILKIDMNKLTVKEEDGTNYSRLGGRALTSKIIHDEVPATCHPLGAHNKLIFATGLLTGSGASSADRYSVGAKSPLTGGIKEANAGGITGLTLGKLGIKALVFENIRDDFKIIHLSKDGVQFADATPILGKDLSETATWLRDSYGKHVAVWLIGVSGEQKMNLAAIAGQDKDGEPTRFNGRGGLGAVAGSKGIKAIVIDASGVEKNRPKDKERFRQALKQYHSWLMETPGTAKVLPELGTAALVETTNALGALPTRNFSIGSMEDYKNITGETLRKTIMERGGEGTPTHACMPGCIIRCSNVYVNKAGKKVTGPIEYENIGLLGSNLDISDLDDIAELNRLCNEYGIDTIETGGALGVLMAQNVISFGDAKAAIEALHEVKKGSPLGRIIGSGADIIGKIYGEPHVPTVKGQTMPAYDPRAVKGLGVTYATSPMGADHTAGQTVRVQINHHAPEGQVNVSKNAQTVNTIWDHLGMCMFSSGAVQNRWDILADLVSGYSGEPFTGDDMLKIANETLKLEHTFNRRAGFTKAQDKLPDYFYEEENKASKTVFDVPANELETIGVTRNDL from the coding sequence TTGAAGATCTTAAAAATAGATATGAATAAGCTAACGGTTAAAGAGGAAGATGGGACTAATTATTCGAGGTTGGGTGGTAGGGCTCTAACATCAAAAATAATTCATGACGAAGTCCCAGCTACGTGTCATCCGCTAGGAGCTCACAATAAATTAATTTTTGCTACTGGCTTGTTAACTGGTTCAGGAGCTTCTAGTGCTGACCGATATTCGGTCGGAGCAAAAAGTCCATTAACAGGTGGAATAAAAGAAGCTAACGCAGGTGGCATAACTGGACTGACCCTAGGAAAGCTCGGGATTAAAGCGTTGGTATTTGAGAATATACGGGACGATTTTAAGATTATTCACCTATCTAAAGATGGTGTGCAATTTGCAGATGCAACACCAATTTTAGGGAAAGACCTGAGTGAGACAGCTACGTGGTTACGAGACTCCTATGGAAAACACGTTGCTGTTTGGCTAATTGGTGTTTCAGGCGAACAAAAAATGAATCTTGCCGCAATTGCAGGACAAGACAAAGACGGTGAGCCAACTCGTTTTAACGGAAGAGGAGGTTTAGGCGCAGTAGCTGGTTCAAAAGGAATAAAAGCAATTGTCATTGATGCTAGTGGTGTGGAAAAGAATAGACCGAAAGATAAAGAACGCTTTAGACAGGCGTTAAAGCAATACCATAGTTGGTTAATGGAAACTCCAGGGACGGCAAAGGTACTCCCAGAACTCGGAACTGCTGCTCTAGTAGAAACAACAAATGCCTTAGGCGCGCTTCCAACTAGAAATTTTTCAATAGGCTCGATGGAAGACTATAAAAATATTACAGGAGAAACGCTACGGAAAACGATCATGGAACGGGGAGGAGAAGGCACACCAACACATGCCTGCATGCCTGGCTGTATCATCCGTTGTTCGAATGTGTATGTAAATAAAGCTGGAAAAAAAGTGACTGGACCAATCGAATACGAGAATATTGGGTTACTAGGATCAAATCTTGATATTAGTGATCTAGACGATATAGCAGAATTAAACCGTCTTTGTAATGAATATGGGATAGACACAATTGAAACAGGTGGAGCATTAGGAGTATTAATGGCACAGAATGTCATCTCTTTTGGCGATGCTAAAGCGGCAATAGAAGCATTGCATGAAGTTAAAAAAGGCAGCCCACTAGGTAGAATTATTGGCAGCGGTGCTGATATTATCGGGAAAATTTATGGTGAACCCCATGTTCCGACAGTGAAAGGTCAAACGATGCCAGCGTATGATCCTAGGGCCGTGAAAGGGTTAGGTGTGACCTATGCGACTTCGCCAATGGGGGCAGACCATACAGCAGGTCAAACTGTACGAGTGCAAATTAATCATCACGCACCTGAGGGGCAGGTAAATGTATCCAAAAATGCCCAAACTGTTAATACGATTTGGGATCACTTAGGGATGTGCATGTTTAGTTCAGGCGCAGTACAAAATCGTTGGGATATCTTAGCTGACTTAGTATCAGGCTATAGCGGCGAGCCATTTACCGGGGATGATATGTTAAAAATAGCAAACGAAACGTTAAAGCTAGAACACACTTTTAATCGCAGGGCAGGATTTACGAAGGCTCAAGATAAATTACCAGATTATTTCTATGAAGAAGAAAACAAAGCTAGCAAAACGGTATTTGATGTTCCTGCGAATGAATTAGAGACAATTGGTGTTACTAGAAATGACCTATAA
- a CDS encoding MoaD/ThiS family protein: MTYKNKMIVKVVSFIPYLDIIQEEYYLEQTLSIGEFLVTLGLKWDEDALVVVNRVICSDEAKKLQDGDVIELLIPLSGG, encoded by the coding sequence ATGACCTATAAAAATAAAATGATAGTTAAGGTAGTTTCGTTTATCCCTTATCTAGATATTATTCAAGAAGAGTATTACTTGGAACAAACACTATCAATTGGAGAATTTTTAGTAACTCTTGGATTAAAATGGGATGAAGACGCTTTAGTAGTTGTTAATAGAGTTATCTGTAGTGATGAAGCTAAAAAGCTACAAGACGGTGATGTTATTGAACTGCTTATTCCATTATCAGGTGGATAA
- a CDS encoding nuclease-related domain-containing protein: MDVIKHRTRSDDFKILTSLYNRGDLSDNEKCNYLNAEKGLEGEQNFDHLLSHKLSEHECLILHDLLLEYKNSFFQIDTLVLTPQKMYNLDVKYSEGVYYIDDDHWYFDSGKEIKNPVHQLNRCETLFRQWLSAHNITIPVESYLIFNNPEFTLFQAPRDLPIILPTQLNMFLKKFVKTTSKITNKHREIANLIHANHSTKYPFNKLPSYTYDQLKKGVICAKCNSFQDALSSRKLVCKTCGTVEKVEVALMRSVEEYNLLFPDRKITVGAIQEWCKIIKSRKAVRVALQRNMRMVRFGKHSYYE; the protein is encoded by the coding sequence ATGGATGTAATTAAACATCGAACGAGATCAGATGACTTTAAAATACTTACGTCTTTGTATAATCGAGGTGATTTATCGGACAATGAAAAATGTAATTATTTGAATGCTGAGAAGGGACTTGAAGGTGAACAAAATTTTGATCATCTACTTAGCCACAAACTTTCAGAACATGAATGCTTGATTTTGCATGATTTGCTGCTAGAGTATAAGAACTCCTTTTTTCAAATTGATACATTAGTTTTAACTCCGCAAAAAATGTACAACCTTGACGTTAAATACTCTGAAGGTGTCTACTACATTGATGATGATCATTGGTACTTTGATTCTGGCAAGGAGATTAAAAACCCCGTACACCAACTTAACCGCTGTGAAACCCTTTTTAGGCAGTGGCTTTCAGCTCACAATATTACAATCCCAGTAGAATCTTACCTCATCTTTAATAACCCTGAATTTACTTTGTTTCAAGCCCCAAGAGATCTTCCGATTATCCTACCTACTCAATTAAATATGTTTTTAAAAAAATTCGTGAAAACAACGTCTAAAATTACCAACAAGCACCGAGAGATAGCCAATCTCATTCATGCTAATCACTCTACAAAATACCCCTTTAATAAATTACCCAGTTATACATATGACCAATTAAAAAAAGGTGTCATTTGCGCAAAGTGTAACTCATTCCAAGATGCTCTTTCTAGTAGAAAATTAGTTTGTAAGACATGCGGCACCGTTGAAAAAGTTGAAGTGGCACTAATGCGAAGTGTTGAAGAGTATAACTTACTGTTCCCAGATAGAAAAATAACAGTTGGTGCCATTCAAGAGTGGTGTAAGATCATTAAGTCAAGAAAAGCGGTGAGGGTAGCTTTACAGAGAAATATGAGGATGGTTAGGTTTGGAAAACATTCTTATTATGAATAG